The Candidatus Neomarinimicrobiota bacterium genome has a window encoding:
- a CDS encoding prepilin-type N-terminal cleavage/methylation domain-containing protein yields MNMRSRNNRGFSLVELTSAMVASAILVLGFGSVIVMSRQQLTDTNTRVGLGYDQVIIDRYVRTKLTSTVSDSMRIYADSTAEASNTTSTSGTILRAVDADSTIYHLKLANNTLLWVTDDSVTHNPVDSRISDLLFTERVGNINKILNVSMNLISDEDTLAVAWTLTLRN; encoded by the coding sequence ATGAACATGCGCTCCCGCAACAATCGAGGTTTTTCTCTCGTTGAGCTGACATCAGCAATGGTTGCCAGTGCAATTTTGGTCCTTGGGTTTGGATCCGTTATTGTAATGAGTCGTCAACAGTTAACAGATACAAACACTCGCGTTGGCTTGGGATACGATCAGGTCATTATTGATCGGTATGTCCGCACAAAACTCACATCCACAGTAAGCGATTCCATGCGCATTTATGCGGATTCCACGGCTGAAGCATCTAATACTACCAGTACCTCAGGAACCATCCTCAGGGCGGTTGATGCGGATTCCACCATTTATCATCTCAAACTTGCTAACAATACACTCCTGTGGGTTACTGATGATTCAGTTACTCATAACCCTGTTGATAGCAGGATATCAGATCTTCTTTTTACAGAGCGAGTAGGGAACATTAACAAAATCTTAAATGTCAGCATGAATTTAATCTCTGATGAAGACACGCTTGCTGTCGCCTGGACCCTAACACTCAGAAATTAG
- a CDS encoding prepilin-type N-terminal cleavage/methylation domain-containing protein, translating into MNNQGYTLVEVMVSATLLAIIVLGTMQYFTLSRWEVEKGIRAQLAWANMASRMEKAIDLGYDSLQDSLPETSVSLILNGIQGYRTTIVTSVDDSSDGYWPADTSLPDYYDVTIKFAWFRTNNITDSLSCSFSEERGWTY; encoded by the coding sequence ATGAATAATCAAGGTTATACCCTCGTTGAGGTTATGGTCTCTGCTACGCTCTTAGCAATCATTGTCCTTGGTACTATGCAGTACTTTACATTGAGTCGCTGGGAAGTGGAAAAGGGAATCAGAGCTCAACTAGCCTGGGCCAATATGGCCTCCCGTATGGAAAAAGCCATAGACCTTGGTTACGATTCTCTTCAAGATAGTCTACCTGAGACTTCGGTATCCCTGATACTTAACGGTATTCAGGGATACCGTACTACTATCGTCACTTCAGTTGATGATAGTTCTGATGGATATTGGCCCGCTGACACCTCCCTACCCGATTACTACGATGTAACCATAAAATTTGCCTGGTTTAGAACCAACAACATCACTGATAGTTTAAGCTGCAGCTTCTCTGAAGAACGCGGCTGGACTTATTGA
- a CDS encoding prepilin-type N-terminal cleavage/methylation domain-containing protein, whose translation MKRNSGFSLVELMIVIVIIGVLAAVAVPIYSNNVMKAKMSEADAALGSIRTQLRVYYGENGAYPVAASGTTIVGAAWNDINTGELNGKYFADASYTYYGYASGDSFTVTCAAGSILESDRTLDQSGTLAGGIE comes from the coding sequence ATGAAAAGAAATAGTGGTTTTTCACTAGTCGAACTGATGATCGTTATTGTGATCATCGGTGTATTGGCAGCTGTTGCAGTGCCAATCTATAGCAACAACGTAATGAAAGCTAAAATGAGTGAAGCTGATGCAGCTCTCGGAAGTATCAGAACACAGCTTCGTGTGTACTATGGCGAAAATGGAGCATATCCTGTTGCCGCTTCTGGCACCACAATCGTTGGTGCAGCCTGGAACGACATCAATACTGGTGAGCTCAACGGTAAGTACTTCGCCGATGCTTCATATACCTATTATGGGTATGCATCCGGTGATTCCTTCACTGTCACTTGTGCAGCTGGATCGATCCTGGAATCTGATCGTACACTTGATCAGTCAGGTACTTTAGCCGGTGGTATTGAATAG